Proteins co-encoded in one Nicotiana sylvestris chromosome 7, ASM39365v2, whole genome shotgun sequence genomic window:
- the LOC104240553 gene encoding ubiquitin-conjugating enzyme E2 28, which translates to MASKRIQKELKDLQKDPPASCSAGPVGEDMFHWQATIMGPSDSPFSGGVFLVSIHFPPDYPFKPPKVAFKTKVFHPNINSNGSICLDILKEQWSPALTVSKVLLSICSLLTDPNPDDPLVPEIAHMYKTDRVKYESTARSWTQKYAMG; encoded by the exons ATGGCTTCAAAGAGGATTCAGAAGGAACTGAAGGACTTGCAGAAAGACCCCCCTGCTTCTTGCAGTGCAG GTCCTGTTGGTGAGGATATGTTCCACTGGCAAGCTACAATTATGGGTCCATCTGACAGCCCATTTTCTGGGGGTGTTTTCCTTGTGTCTATCCATTTTCCCCCAGATTATCCATTCAAGCCCCCAAAG GTTGCCTTCAAAACCAAAGTATTCCACCCAAACATCAACAGTAATGGTAGTATTTGTCTGGACATCCTAAAAGAACAGTGGAGCCCCGCCCTTACTGTATCCAAG GTGCTGCTTTCCATTTGCTCCTTGCTTACTGATCCAAATCCAGATGATCCTTTAGTGCCAGAGATTGCTCACATGTACAAGACTGATAGAGTGAAGTATGAGAGTACTGCTAGATCTTGGACCCAGAAATATGCCATGGGATGA
- the LOC104240554 gene encoding phosphatidylinositol/phosphatidylcholine transfer protein SFH13 isoform X2: MSEWLDAYDDIRERRSDFEVSEDERRRSRIGAFKKKALNASNKFTHSLKKRGKRKVDYRFPSVSIADVRDAKEENAVCELRQRLLERNLLPPRHDDYHMMLRFLKARDLNVEKTIPMWEEMLNWRKEYGADTILQDFYFEELEEVLQFYPQGYHGVDREGRPVYIERLGQAHPNKLMRITTIDRYLKYHVQEFERALHEKFPACSIAAKKRICTTTTILDVQGLGIKNFTRTAASLLAAMAKIDNSYYPETLHRMFIVNAGPGFKKMLWPAAQKFLDAKTIAKIQVLEPKSLDKLLEVIDQSQLPDFLGGSCTCSFEGGCLRSNKGPWSDPEVMKLVYNVEATTVKEISRKIGDQRKIESYIQIRPLKGRSSNTSTSDSVSDADDSCSPIRGSSSSILRLAPVDEEARSSDSTAYCSCDDEFSLGDRGVADEHGLLHWQEQSPERNPMICSTDIPNSEGIWAIRWCERIQEKILSSCFHCLERKLIPFILKLCTFIRSLPFEYWRKQTNVFPTNALEERHGTSSSVNDEAVQKVREAHPCMQRLNRLENLLEEINKKPAEIPAEKDQMLLQSMDRIKSVEVDLDKTKRVLHATVLKQLEIAELLENLKESRFHRRRFLC; encoded by the exons ATGTCAG AATGGTTGGATGCTTATGATGACATAAGAGAAAGAAGATCAGACTTTGAGGTTTCAGAGGATGAAAGACGGCGTTCCAGAATTGGTGCTTTCAAGAAAAAGGCATTAAATGCTTCAAACAAGTTCACTCACTCTCtgaagaaaagaggaaaaaggaaagtTGACTACAGGTTCCCTTCAGTTTCGATAGCAGATGTACGTGACGCAAAAGAGGAGAATGCTGTCTGTGAATTGCGTCAAAGGCTCCTTGAACGGAATTTGTTGCCACCCAGACATGATGACTACCATATGATGTTGAG ATTTTTGAAGGCAAGAGATCTTAATGTTGAGAAGACTATTCCGATGTGGGAAGAAATGCTTAACTGGAGGAAAGAGTATGGCGCAGACACAATATTGCAG GATTTTTACTTTGAAGAGTTGGAAGAAGTATTGCAGTTTTACCCACAAGGATATCATGGAGTTGACAGGGAGGGAAGGCCTGTTTATATCGAAAGGCTAGGACAAGCTCATCCCAACAAACTTATGCGGATCACCACGATTGATCGCTACTTGAAATATCATGTTCAAGAATTTGAAAGGGCACTACATGAGAAGTTCCCTGCATGTTCTATTGCCGCAAAGAAAAGGATCTGCACAACTACTACAATTTTGGATGTGCAAGGCTTA GGGATTAAAAACTTCACAAGGACTGCCGCTAGTCTTTTGGCTGCCATGGCAAAAATTGATAATAGCTATTATCCTGAG ACACTGCATCGAATGTTCATTGTCAATGCTGGCCCTGGCTTCAAAAAGATGCTCTGGCCAGCCGCTCAGAAATTTCTGGATGCAAAGACTATTGCCAAGATACAG GTGCTGGAACCCAAATCATTGGATAAACTACTTGAAGTTATTGACCAAAG TCAATTGCCCGACTTCTTAGGTGGCTCTTGTACCTGTTCTTTCGAGGGTGGATGCCTCAGGTCTAACAAGGGTCCATGGAGTGATCCTGAAGTAATGAAG CTTGTATATAACGTAGAAGCAACAACAGTGAAGGAAATCTCTAGAAAAATCGGtgaccaaaggaaaattgaatcCTATATTCAGATACGCCCTTTAAAG GGGAGGAGTAGCAACACATCCACAAGTGATTCAGTATCAGATGCTGATGACTCGTGTTCACCAATTAGGGGAAGTAGTAGCTCAATTTTGAGGCTGGCCCCAGTTGATGAAGAA GCTAGGTCATCAGATTCAACAGCTTATTGTAGCTGTGATGATGAATTCAGCCTAGGTGATCGAGGTGTTGCTGATGAGCATGGATTGCTACATTGGCAAGAACAATCTCCTGAGAGAAATCCAATGATTTGTTCCACTGATATACCTAATTCTGAAG GTATCTGGGCAATTCGTTGGTGTGAAAGAATCCAAGAGAAGATTTTGAGCAGTTGTTTCCATTGTTTGGAAAGGAAACTGATTCCTTTCATACTCAAACTCTGTACATTTATTCGTAGTCTGCCCTTTGAGTACTGGAGGAAACAGACAAATGTTTTCCCGACTAATGCATTGGAAGAAAGGCACGGGACCAGTTCGTCTGTTAATGATGAAGCAGTTCAAAAAGTAAGGGAGGCCCATCCATGCATGCAGCGTCTTAATAGATTGGAAAATTTATTGGAAGAAATAAACAAAAAGCCCGCTGAGATCCCAGCAGAGAAGGACCAAATGCTTCTGCAATCAATGGACAGGATCAAGTCTGTCGAGGTTGACCTAGATAAAACAAAAAGG GTATTGCATGCTACAGTGTTGAAGCAACTTGAAATTGCAGAGTTATTGGAGAACCTAAAAGAGTCGAGATTTCAT AGGCGGAGGTTTTTGTGTTGA
- the LOC104240554 gene encoding phosphatidylinositol/phosphatidylcholine transfer protein SFH13 isoform X1 produces MSCILEWLDAYDDIRERRSDFEVSEDERRRSRIGAFKKKALNASNKFTHSLKKRGKRKVDYRFPSVSIADVRDAKEENAVCELRQRLLERNLLPPRHDDYHMMLRFLKARDLNVEKTIPMWEEMLNWRKEYGADTILQDFYFEELEEVLQFYPQGYHGVDREGRPVYIERLGQAHPNKLMRITTIDRYLKYHVQEFERALHEKFPACSIAAKKRICTTTTILDVQGLGIKNFTRTAASLLAAMAKIDNSYYPETLHRMFIVNAGPGFKKMLWPAAQKFLDAKTIAKIQVLEPKSLDKLLEVIDQSQLPDFLGGSCTCSFEGGCLRSNKGPWSDPEVMKLVYNVEATTVKEISRKIGDQRKIESYIQIRPLKGRSSNTSTSDSVSDADDSCSPIRGSSSSILRLAPVDEEARSSDSTAYCSCDDEFSLGDRGVADEHGLLHWQEQSPERNPMICSTDIPNSEGIWAIRWCERIQEKILSSCFHCLERKLIPFILKLCTFIRSLPFEYWRKQTNVFPTNALEERHGTSSSVNDEAVQKVREAHPCMQRLNRLENLLEEINKKPAEIPAEKDQMLLQSMDRIKSVEVDLDKTKRVLHATVLKQLEIAELLENLKESRFHRRRFLC; encoded by the exons ATGTCTTGTATTCTAGAATGGTTGGATGCTTATGATGACATAAGAGAAAGAAGATCAGACTTTGAGGTTTCAGAGGATGAAAGACGGCGTTCCAGAATTGGTGCTTTCAAGAAAAAGGCATTAAATGCTTCAAACAAGTTCACTCACTCTCtgaagaaaagaggaaaaaggaaagtTGACTACAGGTTCCCTTCAGTTTCGATAGCAGATGTACGTGACGCAAAAGAGGAGAATGCTGTCTGTGAATTGCGTCAAAGGCTCCTTGAACGGAATTTGTTGCCACCCAGACATGATGACTACCATATGATGTTGAG ATTTTTGAAGGCAAGAGATCTTAATGTTGAGAAGACTATTCCGATGTGGGAAGAAATGCTTAACTGGAGGAAAGAGTATGGCGCAGACACAATATTGCAG GATTTTTACTTTGAAGAGTTGGAAGAAGTATTGCAGTTTTACCCACAAGGATATCATGGAGTTGACAGGGAGGGAAGGCCTGTTTATATCGAAAGGCTAGGACAAGCTCATCCCAACAAACTTATGCGGATCACCACGATTGATCGCTACTTGAAATATCATGTTCAAGAATTTGAAAGGGCACTACATGAGAAGTTCCCTGCATGTTCTATTGCCGCAAAGAAAAGGATCTGCACAACTACTACAATTTTGGATGTGCAAGGCTTA GGGATTAAAAACTTCACAAGGACTGCCGCTAGTCTTTTGGCTGCCATGGCAAAAATTGATAATAGCTATTATCCTGAG ACACTGCATCGAATGTTCATTGTCAATGCTGGCCCTGGCTTCAAAAAGATGCTCTGGCCAGCCGCTCAGAAATTTCTGGATGCAAAGACTATTGCCAAGATACAG GTGCTGGAACCCAAATCATTGGATAAACTACTTGAAGTTATTGACCAAAG TCAATTGCCCGACTTCTTAGGTGGCTCTTGTACCTGTTCTTTCGAGGGTGGATGCCTCAGGTCTAACAAGGGTCCATGGAGTGATCCTGAAGTAATGAAG CTTGTATATAACGTAGAAGCAACAACAGTGAAGGAAATCTCTAGAAAAATCGGtgaccaaaggaaaattgaatcCTATATTCAGATACGCCCTTTAAAG GGGAGGAGTAGCAACACATCCACAAGTGATTCAGTATCAGATGCTGATGACTCGTGTTCACCAATTAGGGGAAGTAGTAGCTCAATTTTGAGGCTGGCCCCAGTTGATGAAGAA GCTAGGTCATCAGATTCAACAGCTTATTGTAGCTGTGATGATGAATTCAGCCTAGGTGATCGAGGTGTTGCTGATGAGCATGGATTGCTACATTGGCAAGAACAATCTCCTGAGAGAAATCCAATGATTTGTTCCACTGATATACCTAATTCTGAAG GTATCTGGGCAATTCGTTGGTGTGAAAGAATCCAAGAGAAGATTTTGAGCAGTTGTTTCCATTGTTTGGAAAGGAAACTGATTCCTTTCATACTCAAACTCTGTACATTTATTCGTAGTCTGCCCTTTGAGTACTGGAGGAAACAGACAAATGTTTTCCCGACTAATGCATTGGAAGAAAGGCACGGGACCAGTTCGTCTGTTAATGATGAAGCAGTTCAAAAAGTAAGGGAGGCCCATCCATGCATGCAGCGTCTTAATAGATTGGAAAATTTATTGGAAGAAATAAACAAAAAGCCCGCTGAGATCCCAGCAGAGAAGGACCAAATGCTTCTGCAATCAATGGACAGGATCAAGTCTGTCGAGGTTGACCTAGATAAAACAAAAAGG GTATTGCATGCTACAGTGTTGAAGCAACTTGAAATTGCAGAGTTATTGGAGAACCTAAAAGAGTCGAGATTTCAT AGGCGGAGGTTTTTGTGTTGA